ACTGAAAGTACATCTGAGTTCTGGTTCTCCAGGGCACACTTTGGGAAAGGGTATTATAGTTTCTATCTGGTCCTCCCTGAAATCCCTTACCTTCTCTTCCCTCATCTCCCTTCCCTTCAGGAACAGCAAGCCCCGAAATCGTCCATCATTCCGACAGATCTTGCTGCATCTGGACATCGCCTCAGCCGATGTGCTCTCTACACCCCAGGAGACTTACTTTAAGTCACAGGTATGCTGTGGGTAGGAAAATAAATACTCCCCCTCTTGCAGAAATGATGCCTTTTGTGGTGGAGGGGCTGAGACCCTTAGTCAATCCTGTGCCTCCTCCCTCCAACACAGGACTGGTAGCAGTGAAGGCACCTAGCAGAGGCTTTCTGCAAGCCTGCTGGGTGAAGGAGGCTTTCTACAAGCCTCACACCTCGTGTCTCCACCCCCAGGCCGAGTGGCGAGAAGAGGTAAAGCTGCACTTTGAAAAAATTAAGTCAGAAGGGACATGCCTGCACCGCCTTGAAGAAGAACTGGTGATGCGGAGGAGGGAGGAGCTCAGGTATGTGCACAGGTTTGGGGAGGTGATTCTAAATCCCAGCAGGGACTGTGGACACCACTAGTTCTGAGACATTGGGCTCAACTCTGATACTAGGTGAGCCCAGCTTACCTTGGGGGATCCTTCtgcccccatttcacagacatgCCTTGGACATCAGGGAGCACTATGAACGGAAGCTTGAGAGGGCCAACAACCTCTACATGGAACTTAATGCTCTGATGTTGCAGCTGGAGCTCAAGGAACGGGAGCTACTCAGGTAACCCTCCTTGTTCTTATATACCAAATCCCCAAGGTCTTCATGGAGGTGTGCTTGGCTCCAGAGATCCTACTGAACCTGGGTACCTACTTCCTGGGCATATGCCCAACTGAGAAGGTGCCTGGGTCTTTAGGCGGGAGCAAGCTTTAGAGCGCAAGTGCCCAGGCCTGCTGAAGTCCCACCCTTCACGGGGCCTCCTGCATGGTAACACAGTGGAGAAGCTCATCAAGAAGAGGAATGTGCCACAGAAGCTGTCACCCCACAGCAAAAGGTGGTACCACAGCCACAGTTTAAGTATGAAAGGGGACGGTGGGGGTCAAGGAGAGTCCTTAAAGGGGGGAGATATGCATTGAACTGCCCAAGGTAGGAGTGTTTAGTGTATAAATTTAATCTCAACTTTGTACTTTCCTTCCCCCACCAGACCAGATATTCTCAAGACAGAGTCTTTGCTACCTAAGCTAGATGCAGCCCTGAGTGGGGTGGGGCTTCCTGGCTGTCCTAAGGGGCCTCCCTCACCAGGAAGGAGTCGCCGGGGCAAGACCCGTCACCGCAAGGCCAGCGCTAAGGGCAGCTGTGGGGACTTGCCTGGGCTTCGTGCAGCTGTGCCAGTCCCTGAACCTGGGGGACCAGGAAACCCAGGGGGGCTAGGAGGGGGACCCTCAGCCTGGGAGGCTTGTCCCCCCGCCCTCCGTGGGCTCCACCACGACCTTCTACTACGCAAGATGTCTTCATCATCGCCAGATCTGCTGTCTGCAGCACTGGGAACCCGGGGCCGGGGGGCCACAGGGGGAGCTGGGGATCCTGGCTCACCACCTCCAGCCCGGGGTGACACCCCCCCAAGTGAGGGCTCAGCCCCTGGCTCCACCAGCCCAGATTCACCTGGGGGAGCCAAAGGGGAGCCACCTCCACCAGTGGGACCTGGTGAAGGTGTGGGGCTGCTGGGAACTGGAAGGGAAGGGACAGCAGGCCGGGGAGGAAGCCGGGCCGGGGCCCAGCACTTGACCCCAGCTGCACTGCTGTACAGGGCTGCTGTCACCCGAAGTCAGGTAAAGTATGGGAAGGCTCCTGAGCCCTTCCTCCTTTACCCTGCCCTGCTTGGGGTCCAAGTCCATAACTCATTCCCAATTAAGTCTGAGATTAAGCTATTTGCTACTTAACCCTTTATAACTATTCCCTTCTCCCGGGTCCTTAACTACCTTTTCCCACTTTTGACCACAGTCTCATCTCTTGCAGAAACGTGGCATCTCctcagaggaagaggaaggagaggtggACAGTGAAGTAGAGCTGACATCAAGCCAGAGGTAAGTGATGGGAGTACAGGAGATAACAGCATTCCTTTGCTTTTTGGGATGGAAGGAGCAAACTGTAGCCCCAGTCTCTCCAATATCTAGGTGGCCTCAGGGCCTGAACATGCGCCAGTCACTATCTACCTTCAGCTCAGAGAACCCATCAGATGGGGAGGAGGGCACAGCTAGTGAGCCTTCCCCCAGTGGCACACCTGATGTTGGCAGTACCAACACTGATGAGCGGCCAGATGAGCGGTCTGATGACATGTGCTCCCAGGGCTCAGAAATCCCACTGGACCCACCTGCTTCAGAGGTGGTCCCTGGTCCTGAACCCAACTCCTTGCCCATCCCACAGCAGAACCTACTCAGAAGGGAACAGGTGAGTCACAGCACAACTGAAAACTAACCAGTTATTAGACAGGGAGAGCTGGGAACATGTCTTACCGTTTCAAGAGCAGTGGCTGCAGAGGATAGCATTTGAGGCCATCAGGATTTAACCTGTCATAGCTTGGTCAAGTCACTGAGCATATGAGCATTTCCTTCCATGTCAGAAAGGCCAGGATCCACCTACTGGAACTTCAGGTGCCTATAATAGACAGTACCTGGTATTGTGCCCAGTGTACAGCTTGCATGC
Above is a window of Choloepus didactylus isolate mChoDid1 chromosome 8, mChoDid1.pri, whole genome shotgun sequence DNA encoding:
- the MAP3K12 gene encoding mitogen-activated protein kinase kinase kinase 12 isoform X1; the protein is MACLHETRTPSPSFGGFMSTLSEVSMRKLDPDTSDCTPEKDLTPTQCVLRDVVPLSGQGGGGPSPSPGGEPPAEPFANSVLQLQEQDAGGPGGATGSPESRASRVRADEVRLQCQSGSGFLEGLFGCLRPVWTMIGKAYSTEHKQQQEDLWEVPFEEILDLQWVGSGAQGAVFLGRFHGEEVAVKKVRDLKETDIKHLRKLKHPNIITFKGVCTQAPCYCILMEFCAQGQLYEVLRAGRPVTPSLLVDWSMGIAGGMNYLHLHKIIHRDLKSPNMLITYDDVVKISDFGTSKELSDKSTKMSFAGTVAWMAPEVIRNEPVSEKVDIWSFGVVLWELLTGEIPYKDVDSSAIIWGVGSNSLHLPVPSSCPDGFKILLRQCWNSKPRNRPSFRQILLHLDIASADVLSTPQETYFKSQAEWREEVKLHFEKIKSEGTCLHRLEEELVMRRREELRHALDIREHYERKLERANNLYMELNALMLQLELKERELLRREQALERKCPGLLKSHPSRGLLHGNTVEKLIKKRNVPQKLSPHSKRPDILKTESLLPKLDAALSGVGLPGCPKGPPSPGRSRRGKTRHRKASAKGSCGDLPGLRAAVPVPEPGGPGNPGGLGGGPSAWEACPPALRGLHHDLLLRKMSSSSPDLLSAALGTRGRGATGGAGDPGSPPPARGDTPPSEGSAPGSTSPDSPGGAKGEPPPPVGPGEGVGLLGTGREGTAGRGGSRAGAQHLTPAALLYRAAVTRSQKRGISSEEEEGEVDSEVELTSSQRWPQGLNMRQSLSTFSSENPSDGEEGTASEPSPSGTPDVGSTNTDERPDERSDDMCSQGSEIPLDPPASEVVPGPEPNSLPIPQQNLLRREQGPTNSEDSDCDSTELDNSNSGDALQPLASLPP
- the MAP3K12 gene encoding mitogen-activated protein kinase kinase kinase 12 isoform X2, which translates into the protein MACLHETRTPSPSFGGFMSTLSEVSMRKLDPDTSDCTPEKDLTPTHVLQLQEQDAGGPGGATGSPESRASRVRADEVRLQCQSGSGFLEGLFGCLRPVWTMIGKAYSTEHKQQQEDLWEVPFEEILDLQWVGSGAQGAVFLGRFHGEEVAVKKVRDLKETDIKHLRKLKHPNIITFKGVCTQAPCYCILMEFCAQGQLYEVLRAGRPVTPSLLVDWSMGIAGGMNYLHLHKIIHRDLKSPNMLITYDDVVKISDFGTSKELSDKSTKMSFAGTVAWMAPEVIRNEPVSEKVDIWSFGVVLWELLTGEIPYKDVDSSAIIWGVGSNSLHLPVPSSCPDGFKILLRQCWNSKPRNRPSFRQILLHLDIASADVLSTPQETYFKSQAEWREEVKLHFEKIKSEGTCLHRLEEELVMRRREELRHALDIREHYERKLERANNLYMELNALMLQLELKERELLRREQALERKCPGLLKSHPSRGLLHGNTVEKLIKKRNVPQKLSPHSKRPDILKTESLLPKLDAALSGVGLPGCPKGPPSPGRSRRGKTRHRKASAKGSCGDLPGLRAAVPVPEPGGPGNPGGLGGGPSAWEACPPALRGLHHDLLLRKMSSSSPDLLSAALGTRGRGATGGAGDPGSPPPARGDTPPSEGSAPGSTSPDSPGGAKGEPPPPVGPGEGVGLLGTGREGTAGRGGSRAGAQHLTPAALLYRAAVTRSQKRGISSEEEEGEVDSEVELTSSQRWPQGLNMRQSLSTFSSENPSDGEEGTASEPSPSGTPDVGSTNTDERPDERSDDMCSQGSEIPLDPPASEVVPGPEPNSLPIPQQNLLRREQGPTNSEDSDCDSTELDNSNSGDALQPLASLPP